One window of the Cardiocondyla obscurior isolate alpha-2009 linkage group LG05, Cobs3.1, whole genome shotgun sequence genome contains the following:
- the Nrt gene encoding neurotactin: MSQTEQDKSMDKKEIAEEEREKMLNAENTKHTGAAPAPDLESEEQKPRKKIPIGGIKMPGFCRTKSKEPCKDDETKPAEPTDAESAPAVTKESEQNAPSAEKPTTPAKDSKEKEGRKGILNAIRIPLVSSVFPRRKKEVDAELGQTGTAGLASVETLDDGVAEKSPIVNEDGMETVRLDGEDGIDNTEPPKHPWMAYISLLRKHVVVSVVTLLILFSVIVIICIACAGPRRIPTQPLKNGKYIEAVTSCGPVEGILEDGAYAFRGIPYATPPIGNRRWQPAESLTRIEHCWNGTYLVHNSSKSCWQREISGRMDGVEDCLYLDVFTPKVGYDSPLPVVVMIGAETLSGGSPGVMQPSAKLARVRDAVFVRPNFRMGIFGFLAAEPLTRASHPPTSGNYGLSDIVAALQWVQLNIENFGGNKSSVTLWGHRAGGTLVTTLIGYRRAKNLFSKAWISSGSAIFPGRELEKSESINRSFLDSIRCSDAACLRSKSAEDLMDAVPEMWYVGNVGLPEMKEGATSYMERRHEWLVLDGTILQEHIGQILAKPDNLTVKVVMGTTAHAGTPSRYLSPNVTLNATQVESIIRESLLGTSGFADEALRRYNATLKGLITMISDIRVVCPLLTLARMKTNIPFYVATQPRRQYLADPDSDAAAILGTYAAVTPEEKRHVSAMQQLFNHYVWHGVVAQADQSGVNRVLTVGQDTLPKKDYPNCDFWIDKNIVPRYGRID, encoded by the exons GATGACGAGACGAAACCAGCGGAGCCCACGGACGCAGAATCTGCTCCAGCGGTGACAAAAGAGTCGGAACAAAATGCTCCGTCCGCGGAAAAGCCTACCACGCCTGCCAAGGATTCTAAAGAGAAGGAAGGACGAAAGGGAATTTTGAACGCCATCCGAATACCTTTGGTGTCGTCCGTTTTTCCtagaagaaagaaa gaaGTTGATGCTGAATTGGGACAAACCGGTACCGCTGGATTAGCGAGCGTTGAAACTCTCGACGATGGAGTTGCCGAGAAGAGTCCTATCGTCAACGAAGACGGTATGGAAACTGTGCGACTTGATGGGGAGGATGGGATTGATAATACCGAGCCACCAAAGCATCCCTGGATGGCTTATATATCTTTACTCAGAAAGCACGTGGTTGTCTCAG TGGTGACGCTGCTGATCCTCTTCAGCGTCATTGTTATCATTTGCATTGCCTGCGCCGGGCCCAGAAGGATTCCTACTCAGCCTTTGAAGAACGGCAAGTATATCGAAGCGGTGACGTCATGTGGACCAGTGGAGGGTATCCTCGAGGATGGCGCCTATGCGTTCCGTGGAATTCCATACGCAACGCCGCCAATTGGCAATCGACGCTGGCAACCGGCTGAATCTCTGACTCGCATCGAACACTGCTGGAATGGTACTTACTTGGTGCATAACTCCTCCAAGAGCTGTTGGCAGCGCGAAATATCCGGTCGCATGGATGGCGTCGAAGATTGCCTCTATCTCGATGTGTTTACGCCAAAAGTGGGATACGATTCTCCATTACCCGTGGTAGTAATGATCGGCGCCGAGACTTTGAGTGGTGGCTCACCCGGAGTGATGCAACCATCGGCTAAACTGGCGCGCGTTCGCGACGCCGTATTCGTGCGACCAAACTTCCg aatggGAATTTTTGGATTTTTGGCGGCTGAACCTCTTACCAGGGCGAGCCACCCTCCAACTTCAGGCAATTACGGATTGTCAGACATCGTAGCAGCCCTTCAGTGGGTACAGTTAAACATCGAGAACTTTGGCGGTAACAAATCGTCTGTAACTCTGTGGGGGCATCGAGCGGGCGGCACTCTTGTGACGACTCTAATCGGATACCGCCGAGCCAAAAATCTCTTTTCAAAAGCTTGGATATCTAGCGGTAGCGCGATTTTCCCAGGCAGAGAGTTGGAAAAATCTGAAAGCATTAACAGATCATTCCTCGACTCGATTCGCTGTAGCGATGCCGCCTGCCTCAGAAGTAAGAGCGCCGAGGATCTTATGGACGCTGTACCAGAAATGTGGTACGTAGGTAATGTGGGTCTGCCGGAAATGAAGGAAGGCGCAACTTCCTACATGGAAAGGAGACACGAGTGGCTTGTCTTGGACGGCACGATTCTGCAAGAACATATCGGTCAGATCTTAGCGAAACCAGATAATCTTACGGTGAAAGTGGTCATGGGTACCACCGCACACGCCGGCACTCCGTCGCGATATTTATCGCCTAACGTTACTCTCAACGCAACGCAAGTCGAGAGCATTATACGAGAATCTTTACTTGGAACTTCGGGTTTTGCAGATGAAGCTTTAAG ACGTTACAATGCTACGTTGAAAGGATTGATTACAATGATCTCCGACATCCGTGTAGTGTGCCCACTGTTGACGCTTGCTAGAATGAAAACCAACATACCGTTTTACGTAGCTACTCAGCCGCGCCGACAATATTTAGCCGATCCCGATAGTGATGCCGCAGCCATTCTGGGAACTTATGCTGCTGTTACGCCCGAGGAAAAGAGACACGTGTCGGcaatgcaacaattgttcAACCATTACGTATGGCACGGCGTGGTTGCGCAGGCTGATCAATCGGGCGTGAATCGAGTCTTAACCGTCGGTCAGGATACGCTGCCCAAAAAAGATTATCCGAATTGTGACTTTTGGATAGACAAGAACATTGTACCTAGGTATGGTCGAATCGATTAA